The segment TCGCCAAATTGACCAATCCCTACTAAATTAGCTAACTCTGCCAATGGCGTTGTTGCCGAATCACCATAAAATTTCAGCACATGCGGTAAGATAACCGCGTTTGCTAAGCCATGTGGGACATTATAAAAACCGCCGAGTGTATGGGCAATCGCATGAACATTGCCGACATAAGCGCGCGTAAAAGCCAGCCCAGCTAAATAAGAGGCACGTTGCATTTGCGTTCGGGCGATTAAATCACTGCCATCCTCATACGCTTTATATAAATATTTAAAAATGATTTTTACCGCTTCTCGTGCAAATTTTCGAGTTTCTTCTGTATTGCTCCGTCCAATATACGCTTCTACGGCATGTGTTAAAGCATCCATTCCTGTTGTAGATGTAAGGTTCTTTGGTAAATTTACTGTTAATAAAGGATCCAATACTGCATAATGTGGGATTAAAACAGGATCATTAATCGCATATTTTTCATGTGTTTCACTATCGGATATGACCGCTGCAACCGTCCCTTCACTCCCAGTACCTGCAGTTGTTGGTACAGCAAATAAAGTCGGCGTATCTTTACGGACTTTAAACAAGCCTTTCATTTGCGATAGCTCTTTATCTGGTCTTGCTACTCGCGCGGCAACTGCTTTTGCACAATCAATCGGTGAACCCCCACCAAATGCGATGATTGCCTCGCATTGCTCCACATGATACAACATGACCGCCTCTTCTACATTATGAATTGTTGGGTTTGCTACGGTTTGATCATAAATCGAATAATAAATTCCATGCGCATTGAACGCTTCTAAAAGCGTGTCTATTAGCTGAGCTTTCAAAATCCCTGCATCTGTGACAATTAGTACGCGTTCATACTGAAGGCCCTTAACTAATTCAGGTAATTTTAACAGGCTATCTGGACCTTCTAGCAGCACGGGTTTGCGCCAATTTAAAAATTTCATCCCTACTTTCATAGAGCTTTGAAAAGTTCTGCAATACGTTTGATACATACAATCCGCACCCTTCCAAAAATTAGTATTTAACTTTTTATATACTAATTCCCTAAATTTTTCAATACCTTTCTGTCGCTAATTTTAGACATTTCCCTTAAAGCCCCCCATAACTGTTCATTAGACGAAAAAAACGAACCCACATATAGGAGGGTTCGCATAAATTAGTATTCTGCAAAAAAGACTTTATCGGCAAATGAGATTGGTTGGGCGTCGAAGTCTTTTTCATTCATTGCAACGACCGATACTTCGACGCCTAATTGTTTCAGTTTTTGTCCGATTTCACTTTTAGAAAGCGTTGCAAAATCTGTAAAGTAATTATCTGTAATGATCATGAGCTCTGCTTCATTTTTAATCGGATTTTGCTGCAATAATTCAAACGCTGTGTTTAAAACAGGTAGGATTTCCGCCTCCCCGCCTTTAAACTCTCCAATAAATTCAGCAAAAAGTGACGGTTGTAGGTGCGCATGATGAAAATAAAGCGGCTTTTCAACAGTTCGACCAAATGGAATAATGACTAAATCACGTTTTTGACGCGCACTTAAATTAAAAATAGGCAAAATAGTCCCTTTGCAAAACGCGTCCATTTCTTTCATCGCATCTGATTGTTGAAGAGCAATGACGATCGGTGAATACAGTTTTTCATTTTGCCCAAATGGTACATAATAAATATTGTCCGAAACAACGGTTTGTTCCTTCATCAATTGTTCGTACGATTCTGGAGGCAATAAAATATCTTTGTCCTGTATTTTTGGCATCATTGCTTCGAGTTCAAAAATTGATTCCTGCAATGTACTGGCAATTTCCACGATTTCTATAAATTGCGCATTGTGCTGAAATTGGGTAATAAACTGCTGCTGTTCATGCTCTTGTAAAGCTTGAAACGCGAAATGACTATATAAAAAATGAAGGATTTCATCAGTTATTTGTGTATGCCACTCTTTTGTCATGTGAAACACTCCTACTTAATTTTTTCATGAAGCAAAACTAGTATACCGAAGTAATGTGTTGAAAAATAGGGATTCAAACCTAAAAGTGAGCAAAAATAAACAAATTAAATCAAATGTGTGAAATATTCCGTTCCTATGAATAGCTGAATGATTGCATACAAAAACGGCATCTATCAAATCAGATGCCGTTCCATACAAGTTGCCTGTATGTAATTAAATCAAATTATAGTTTTTTTGTTAAGCCGTGTAATGTATCTTTTAACTCACGGTCATGGCTAGATAGTTCAATTAAGTTTTGTAAACGCTCTTGTAAAACTGGGCGCTCAATTACTAATTGCTCATCTAATACTTGTACTAATAATTCAATAATCATACGGTCACGAACGTTTAACGCTTCTTCCACACGCTCAGGTGCGATTGTATATTCTTTTACTTTCTTTGCCATTAAAAACAGCCTCCCTTTTGGTTATACAACGTTATTTTAGCATAGCCATATGATATTTTGTAAAATATATTTAAATTTCTAATTGTTTTGCTAACCATTATCAATTACGCTATGGCGTAATTGCGTCCAGATTTTTTTCGAGCTTGCTCGAAAAACTCCCCTAACAAAATCTGTGACATCCGCCGGGGCTTAACTTGATTTAGCTGCGGGTTGAACCCACACTAAATAGAATTGTATATTTAGCATACATCCTACACTTATAAGAAGTAGGGGGACTTCAGCTGAAACAAGTTAAACGAACTTTACAAATTCTTCTGTCGGCTTGCGATAACCTCGTAAATTTCTGCTGCTTTCTTTTTCTTTACCAATCGTAATCATTAAAGCAA is part of the Solibacillus sp. FSL K6-1523 genome and harbors:
- a CDS encoding phosphate-starvation-inducible protein PsiE — encoded protein: MAKKVKEYTIAPERVEEALNVRDRMIIELLVQVLDEQLVIERPVLQERLQNLIELSSHDRELKDTLHGLTKKL
- a CDS encoding iron-containing alcohol dehydrogenase — translated: MYQTYCRTFQSSMKVGMKFLNWRKPVLLEGPDSLLKLPELVKGLQYERVLIVTDAGILKAQLIDTLLEAFNAHGIYYSIYDQTVANPTIHNVEEAVMLYHVEQCEAIIAFGGGSPIDCAKAVAARVARPDKELSQMKGLFKVRKDTPTLFAVPTTAGTGSEGTVAAVISDSETHEKYAINDPVLIPHYAVLDPLLTVNLPKNLTSTTGMDALTHAVEAYIGRSNTEETRKFAREAVKIIFKYLYKAYEDGSDLIARTQMQRASYLAGLAFTRAYVGNVHAIAHTLGGFYNVPHGLANAVILPHVLKFYGDSATTPLAELANLVGIGQFGDSDEKKASLFIEAIEQLNKSMGIPTKIEGIVNRDVPLMVERALSEANPLYPVPKIMNKDEMFYIYQIIQA